The Lysinibacillus pakistanensis genome includes a window with the following:
- a CDS encoding endonuclease Q family protein codes for MQEFYADLHIHIGRTFNGRAVKITGSKTLTLANILETASARKGLDMIGIIDCHSPEVIEEMTWMMEQGLLKELEQGGLRYQETTLIPGSEIEIYDENCLGPIHVLAYFPTLNLMREFSTWMSNHMKNIHLSSQRIYCDARTLQQKVYELSGLFIPAHVFTPFKSLFGKGVQRSLTEVFDPQLIDAIELGLSSDTYMVNNIKELQAYPFVSNSDAHSLGKIAREYQKLRLTDANFSELQLALQEQQGRAITANYGLNPLLGKYHQTVCAKCGEQLDNMTTVCPKCNSMQIIKGVALRIQELSEHLVNQRVRPPYIHQVPLDFIPGLGPKMMDRLVNAFGTEMNILHRISLEQLEQIVPPKIAKMIDLARTGQLAIEVGGGGIYGKIQSE; via the coding sequence ATGCAAGAATTTTATGCTGATTTACATATTCATATTGGACGTACTTTTAATGGACGTGCTGTTAAAATTACAGGCAGTAAAACGTTAACATTAGCAAATATTTTAGAGACTGCTAGTGCAAGAAAGGGTCTTGATATGATTGGAATAATTGATTGCCATTCTCCAGAAGTAATAGAAGAGATGACATGGATGATGGAACAAGGTTTACTCAAGGAACTGGAACAAGGGGGTCTACGCTATCAGGAAACTACTCTGATCCCAGGAAGTGAAATAGAGATTTATGATGAGAATTGTTTAGGACCTATCCATGTGCTTGCCTATTTCCCAACACTTAATCTGATGAGAGAGTTTTCAACTTGGATGTCAAATCATATGAAAAATATCCACTTAAGCTCTCAGCGAATATATTGTGATGCACGAACGCTACAACAGAAAGTTTATGAGTTAAGTGGACTTTTTATTCCTGCACACGTATTTACGCCATTTAAAAGTCTGTTTGGTAAAGGCGTACAACGGAGTTTAACAGAAGTTTTCGATCCACAGCTTATAGACGCCATTGAACTGGGATTAAGCTCGGATACCTACATGGTAAACAATATTAAGGAGCTCCAAGCCTATCCATTTGTCAGCAATTCTGATGCACACTCTCTTGGGAAGATTGCTCGGGAATATCAAAAATTACGATTAACTGATGCCAATTTTTCTGAATTGCAATTGGCACTTCAAGAGCAGCAAGGGAGAGCAATAACGGCTAATTATGGTTTAAATCCTTTACTTGGTAAGTACCATCAAACAGTCTGTGCAAAGTGTGGCGAACAGCTAGACAATATGACGACTGTCTGTCCTAAATGTAACAGTATGCAAATTATAAAAGGAGTCGCTTTACGTATTCAGGAGTTGTCAGAGCACCTTGTTAATCAACGTGTTCGTCCACCGTATATTCATCAAGTTCCATTGGATTTTATTCCAGGCTTAGGACCAAAAATGATGGACCGATTAGTAAATGCCTTTGGTACGGAGATGAATATTTTGCATCGCATCTCACTAGAACAGCTTGAACAAATCGTTCCACCGAAAATTGCCAAGATGATTGATTTGGCAAGAACAGGTCAATTAGCAATTGAAGTTGGTGGTGGGGGTATATACGGAAAAATTCAATCTGAATAG
- a CDS encoding DUF2653 family protein, with the protein MAQIINEQDIINAICLSQAYYKNIRPEEVLVELTYDDDTGFGAEVEVNGQIELFNTAAMIGALRVWIKDVLHGDPFSTGIELVLDDEEGIIARLS; encoded by the coding sequence ATGGCACAAATAATTAATGAACAAGATATTATTAATGCTATATGCTTATCACAGGCATATTATAAAAATATTCGCCCAGAAGAAGTGCTTGTAGAGCTAACCTACGATGATGATACAGGCTTTGGTGCTGAAGTTGAAGTGAATGGACAGATAGAGTTATTCAATACAGCAGCGATGATTGGTGCATTACGCGTATGGATTAAAGATGTCCTACATGGTGATCCATTTTCAACTGGTATCGAGCTTGTATTAGATGATGAGGAAGGCATTATTGCTAGATTGTCGTAA
- a CDS encoding heme ABC transporter ATP-binding protein — MTLEARQVSYSIQDQRILHEVSMQIREKQFVGLIGPNGSGKSTLLKNMYRLLKPENGTVLLNEQDIFKQSSKNIAKNLAVVSQETPVLFDFTVHDLVSMGRTPHKKLLELDQERDFQIVKDALNQTGITHLEKRSFSSLSGGEKKRVMVARALAQQAQILILDEPTNHLDIQHQLQLMDLIQTLHLTVVAALHDLNIAAMYCDQIYVLQQGQIVCFGTPEEVLTPALLQDVFGVYADIQTHPLTGKPYLTYVSEQYTRKILKY; from the coding sequence ATGACATTAGAAGCAAGGCAGGTATCCTATTCCATTCAGGATCAACGCATATTGCATGAGGTTAGTATGCAAATAAGGGAAAAGCAATTTGTTGGGCTAATTGGTCCAAACGGTAGCGGGAAGTCAACCTTATTAAAAAATATGTACCGCCTATTAAAGCCTGAAAATGGTACGGTTCTGTTAAATGAGCAGGATATTTTTAAGCAATCAAGTAAAAACATTGCTAAAAATTTGGCGGTAGTAAGTCAAGAAACACCGGTTTTATTTGACTTTACAGTACATGACTTAGTAAGTATGGGAAGAACACCTCACAAAAAACTATTGGAACTTGATCAAGAACGAGATTTTCAAATTGTGAAGGATGCATTAAATCAAACAGGTATCACACATTTAGAAAAACGTAGCTTCAGCTCTTTGTCAGGTGGAGAAAAAAAACGGGTGATGGTAGCACGTGCACTTGCTCAGCAAGCACAGATACTTATTTTAGACGAGCCAACAAATCATTTAGATATACAGCATCAATTACAGCTAATGGATTTAATTCAAACTTTGCATTTAACCGTTGTTGCTGCTTTGCATGACCTAAATATTGCGGCTATGTATTGCGATCAAATTTATGTTTTACAGCAAGGTCAAATCGTTTGCTTTGGTACACCGGAAGAAGTGCTTACACCAGCATTGTTACAAGATGTATTTGGTGTTTATGCCGATATACAAACTCATCCTCTTACAGGTAAGCCGTATTTAACGTATGTATCGGAGCAATATACAAGGAAAATATTAAAATATTGA
- a CDS encoding TetR family transcriptional regulator has translation MSKEEKIIQAAIEVFREKGIEKTKVSDIVKAAGIAQGTFYLYFPSRLSVMPAIAKVMVEKIIAAIKEGISLQEPFAKQLEKVVDIVFSLTEDYRDVFALIYAGITQTEHMKEWENIYAPYYEWMNNFLYEAQQQGIIRPSLNTTRSSKLIIGLIESAAEQIYLYDDSEEETIKMQKLELLDFLHHALGLRHT, from the coding sequence ATGTCAAAGGAAGAGAAAATTATTCAAGCTGCAATTGAAGTTTTTCGTGAAAAGGGAATTGAAAAGACAAAAGTTTCGGATATCGTCAAAGCTGCAGGTATCGCACAAGGGACATTTTACCTTTATTTCCCATCTCGACTTTCAGTCATGCCGGCTATTGCGAAAGTTATGGTTGAGAAAATAATTGCTGCCATTAAAGAAGGAATTTCCTTACAGGAACCTTTTGCAAAGCAGCTTGAAAAAGTAGTCGATATTGTTTTTTCACTAACTGAAGACTATCGAGATGTATTTGCCCTTATCTACGCTGGTATTACTCAAACTGAACATATGAAAGAATGGGAAAATATTTATGCGCCCTATTACGAATGGATGAATAATTTCTTATATGAGGCTCAACAACAAGGAATAATTCGTCCTTCATTAAATACTACTCGATCTTCTAAGCTTATTATTGGATTAATAGAATCTGCAGCTGAGCAAATTTACTTGTATGATGACAGTGAAGAAGAAACCATCAAAATGCAAAAGCTTGAACTCCTTGACTTTTTACATCATGCACTTGGCTTACGTCACACATAA
- a CDS encoding YdhK family protein produces the protein MDHSTMDHSSSGEVPVALKTAINPKFPVGSTAIITDGHMEGMEGAKATIVGAYDSTAYIVSYDPVTGGQRVENHKWVIHEELINPDLAPLASGTEVKTNASHMTGMENATARIDKAVQTTVYMIDYTATTNGESVKNHKWVTEDELKAE, from the coding sequence ATGGATCATTCAACAATGGACCATTCTAGCTCGGGTGAGGTGCCCGTAGCGTTGAAAACTGCCATAAATCCTAAATTTCCAGTAGGAAGCACAGCTATTATTACCGATGGACATATGGAAGGTATGGAGGGAGCAAAAGCAACAATTGTAGGCGCATATGATTCTACTGCATATATTGTCTCCTATGATCCAGTTACAGGTGGTCAGCGTGTAGAAAATCATAAGTGGGTTATTCATGAGGAATTGATTAATCCAGATTTAGCTCCATTAGCCTCTGGCACTGAGGTTAAGACAAATGCATCTCATATGACGGGCATGGAAAATGCGACTGCTCGGATTGATAAAGCAGTCCAAACAACTGTTTATATGATTGATTATACAGCTACTACAAATGGAGAGTCTGTAAAAAATCATAAATGGGTAACTGAGGACGAATTAAAAGCAGAATAA
- a CDS encoding ElyC/SanA/YdcF family protein, with product MSFATVNHFTSIRYGPNYIIVLRSGLIGQLVVQETDEKVLEAYTMKNFMVEVYQIPTQTIIMEDQSMNTEKNMAFSKA from the coding sequence ATGTCATTTGCAACAGTCAATCATTTTACATCTATTCGCTATGGACCAAATTATATTATTGTTCTGAGATCAGGGCTAATTGGTCAGCTAGTCGTTCAGGAAACAGATGAAAAAGTATTGGAAGCCTATACCATGAAAAATTTTATGGTGGAAGTATATCAAATACCTACTCAAACGATAATAATGGAAGATCAATCAATGAATACTGAAAAAAATATGGCATTTTCAAAGGCATGA
- a CDS encoding biotin transporter BioY translates to MATVAEHSHHRLRTVDIAYIGLFSTLMMIGANITSIVPFMSVGGVPITLQTFFAILAGLVLGSRKGALACTVYMCIGLAGAPVFARFGGGFGQILSPTFGFIVTFILAAFIAGLIVERSGTKKSYIVAAVIATAINYLLGTNWMYFAYKLWASAPDAFNYKMAWLWMMPPLPKDIILAVFAGIFAHRLQRILKIIPIK, encoded by the coding sequence ATGGCAACAGTTGCAGAACACTCTCATCATAGATTAAGAACAGTAGATATTGCCTATATTGGATTATTTTCAACATTAATGATGATTGGTGCAAATATTACTTCTATTGTCCCTTTCATGTCTGTAGGCGGAGTCCCCATCACATTGCAAACTTTCTTTGCTATATTAGCTGGACTCGTTCTTGGTAGTAGAAAGGGGGCACTTGCTTGTACGGTATATATGTGCATTGGCTTAGCTGGTGCACCTGTATTTGCACGTTTTGGTGGCGGCTTTGGACAAATCTTGAGCCCTACATTTGGCTTTATTGTCACATTTATTTTAGCTGCATTTATCGCAGGACTGATTGTTGAGCGTAGCGGAACAAAGAAAAGCTATATTGTTGCTGCAGTAATTGCTACAGCTATTAATTATTTACTAGGGACAAATTGGATGTACTTTGCTTATAAGCTATGGGCTAGCGCTCCAGATGCTTTCAATTATAAGATGGCCTGGCTTTGGATGATGCCACCTTTGCCAAAGGATATTATTTTAGCAGTCTTTGCTGGTATTTTTGCGCATCGTCTACAAAGGATATTAAAAATAATACCAATAAAATAG
- a CDS encoding S-layer homology domain-containing protein, giving the protein MKFSKKFQFLASSVLALQLLVPIGANAEEQRDLIAPSWVTQVDYVALGDSLAHGMNEVGIIGLGYADFVAQALQKEGLITSYNKGFAYTGYTTKNVLEDLQNDVEKPVVGFGYPNEQVKLRTSIKEAEIITLTAGANDLIPILKESQTTGINAVAILKASQDAVKNITAILAEIKKLNPNAQVYVMGYYNSFPYYSEDLQKQFKLLLTTVNSTIKATVEKAGGIFVPTYDIVAKDVPSYLPNPENIHLSEAGYMAVANEAFLPAIKASSLWDVSKVISTTIQNNTSVQVNWQKATDNVGVQSYKVYVNGELTATQNADTTTITLEHLADHAAYTVAVKAVDAAGNESVQSPTITFSLGGASSFTDIENHWAKEFIQKTAKVGIMKGYADGTFRPEQNVTRAQAASILVRSLGLTTQKQAPFTDISNYDAKTQSEIAAAYTNGLIKGTDGKFNPGQPITRAQLALMISRAYELQQKKPYVMKGSTPFTDIAGYNEETKHAITMLYELGIVTGNDGKFIPESSTKRSHAAKIFVNFSDLF; this is encoded by the coding sequence ATGAAATTTTCAAAGAAATTTCAATTTTTAGCTAGTAGTGTACTAGCATTGCAGTTATTAGTGCCAATAGGTGCTAATGCTGAAGAGCAGAGAGATCTTATTGCACCGAGCTGGGTGACTCAGGTAGATTATGTAGCACTAGGGGATTCATTGGCCCATGGTATGAATGAAGTGGGGATTATCGGATTAGGGTATGCCGATTTTGTTGCACAGGCTTTACAGAAAGAGGGACTCATTACTTCATATAATAAGGGCTTTGCTTATACAGGCTATACTACGAAAAACGTATTGGAAGATTTACAAAATGATGTCGAGAAGCCAGTGGTTGGCTTTGGTTATCCAAATGAACAGGTAAAGCTTCGTACGTCTATTAAGGAGGCAGAAATTATTACCTTAACAGCAGGCGCCAATGATTTAATACCAATTTTAAAGGAATCTCAAACAACAGGTATTAATGCAGTGGCAATCCTAAAGGCTTCACAAGATGCAGTCAAAAATATAACTGCTATTTTAGCAGAAATTAAAAAACTAAATCCGAACGCACAGGTTTATGTGATGGGTTATTATAATTCCTTCCCTTACTATAGTGAGGATTTACAAAAACAATTTAAATTATTATTGACTACGGTAAATTCCACAATAAAAGCAACTGTTGAAAAGGCTGGAGGTATATTTGTTCCGACATACGATATTGTGGCAAAAGATGTGCCAAGCTATTTACCAAATCCAGAAAATATACATTTAAGTGAAGCTGGTTATATGGCAGTTGCAAATGAGGCATTTTTACCAGCAATTAAAGCAAGCTCATTATGGGATGTATCAAAAGTGATCAGTACAACTATTCAAAATAATACATCTGTGCAGGTAAATTGGCAGAAGGCTACAGACAATGTAGGCGTGCAAAGCTACAAAGTTTATGTCAATGGTGAGCTAACTGCTACGCAAAATGCCGACACAACGACAATTACGTTGGAACATTTAGCTGATCATGCGGCATATACTGTCGCTGTAAAAGCAGTAGACGCTGCAGGCAATGAAAGCGTACAAAGTCCAACTATAACTTTTTCATTAGGGGGTGCTTCAAGCTTTACTGATATAGAGAATCATTGGGCAAAGGAGTTTATTCAAAAAACTGCTAAAGTAGGTATTATGAAAGGCTATGCCGATGGAACATTTAGACCTGAACAGAATGTAACTCGTGCACAGGCTGCGTCTATACTTGTCAGAAGCTTAGGCTTAACAACGCAGAAACAGGCACCATTTACGGATATTTCAAACTATGATGCAAAAACGCAGTCTGAAATTGCAGCTGCATATACAAATGGACTTATAAAGGGAACAGATGGTAAATTTAACCCAGGGCAGCCAATTACTCGTGCTCAGCTAGCATTAATGATTAGCCGGGCCTATGAACTTCAACAAAAGAAACCATATGTAATGAAAGGAAGTACGCCATTTACGGATATTGCTGGCTACAATGAAGAAACAAAGCATGCGATTACTATGTTATATGAGCTTGGCATTGTTACAGGTAATGATGGTAAATTTATACCAGAATCCTCAACAAAGCGTAGCCATGCAGCGAAAATATTTGTTAATTTCAGCGATTTATTTTGA
- a CDS encoding response regulator transcription factor, translated as MKTILLIDDEPRMLDLLKLYLEPVFTCKEMVSVQKALIYLEENHVDLVLLDIMMPEMDGWQVCKEIRKFWDVPIIMLTAKGEHTDMVKGLNLGADDYILKPFDEEVLLARINAVLRRAKSDENIVSFEGLHLNKESFEVGFRQKEISLTPKEFEMLALFLAHQNKVFTREHLINTVWGYNDSIEDRTIDSHVRNLREKLRKSGFPADDYLQTVWGLGYKWLKSAGRNALELRS; from the coding sequence ATGAAAACAATACTACTCATTGATGATGAACCTAGAATGTTAGACTTGCTTAAGCTTTATTTAGAGCCTGTTTTCACATGTAAGGAAATGGTATCCGTTCAGAAGGCTCTGATCTATTTAGAAGAAAATCATGTAGATCTGGTACTTTTAGATATCATGATGCCAGAAATGGATGGTTGGCAGGTCTGTAAAGAAATAAGGAAATTTTGGGATGTGCCCATCATCATGCTAACAGCAAAAGGGGAGCATACTGATATGGTAAAAGGTCTAAATCTAGGAGCAGATGATTACATTCTGAAACCCTTCGATGAAGAAGTGTTACTAGCACGTATTAATGCTGTTCTAAGGAGGGCAAAAAGTGATGAAAATATTGTGTCGTTTGAGGGATTACATTTAAACAAGGAATCCTTTGAAGTGGGTTTTAGACAGAAGGAAATATCCTTAACGCCTAAGGAATTTGAGATGCTAGCCTTATTTTTAGCGCATCAAAATAAGGTTTTTACTAGGGAGCATCTTATTAATACTGTATGGGGTTACAATGATTCGATAGAGGATCGAACAATTGATTCACATGTACGTAATTTACGAGAGAAACTACGGAAAAGTGGTTTTCCTGCTGATGATTATTTACAAACTGTTTGGGGGCTTGGCTATAAATGGCTTAAGTCGGCAGGAAGAAATGCTTTAGAGCTTAGAAGCTAG
- a CDS encoding DMT family transporter, whose translation MKRDWLYVGLTSLFELFWIFGFNTAYSWWHWIIIIALIATDFHFLSKACENLPTGTVYAIFAGAGTIGTTLMDIFIFEGEFHTMKAIFMFILVLGVIGLKLADNTARDHDDKKGANA comes from the coding sequence ATGAAAAGAGATTGGCTGTATGTTGGACTAACAAGTTTATTTGAATTATTTTGGATTTTTGGCTTTAATACCGCATATTCTTGGTGGCATTGGATTATTATCATAGCCTTAATCGCTACGGACTTCCATTTCTTATCGAAAGCATGTGAAAACCTACCTACTGGCACAGTTTATGCGATCTTTGCTGGGGCAGGAACAATTGGTACCACATTAATGGACATTTTCATTTTTGAAGGAGAGTTTCACACTATGAAAGCGATTTTTATGTTTATTTTAGTTCTAGGGGTTATTGGTCTTAAATTAGCCGATAACACTGCTAGAGATCATGATGATAAGAAAGGAGCTAATGCATAA
- a CDS encoding DMT family transporter, which yields MGWLLVLLAAVSEIIGVVGLRFYSQKKTLRNLFIYVGGFGLSFALLYASFNYLQLSIAYVVWIGIGTVGAVLVNIIFFGESKNRTRLISIVAIIIGVAGLKAIS from the coding sequence ATGGGCTGGTTACTTGTATTATTAGCTGCAGTATCAGAAATTATCGGGGTGGTAGGCTTACGCTTCTACAGTCAGAAAAAAACGCTTCGTAATTTATTTATATATGTGGGTGGGTTTGGGTTATCCTTTGCGCTATTATATGCCTCCTTTAACTATTTACAGTTAAGCATCGCCTATGTTGTATGGATTGGTATTGGGACTGTTGGGGCTGTCCTTGTAAATATTATATTTTTCGGCGAATCCAAAAACCGTACCCGTTTGATTAGTATCGTTGCCATTATCATTGGTGTAGCAGGTTTAAAAGCCATATCTTAA
- a CDS encoding SEL1-like repeat protein codes for MYGQFLAERNKKRIESLLMLTQTQGTWFAQNIKLLTFEEVSLTALHKMLYQVVLGLLKKNQQRHLQIVHPEQTQSIQENVLTLLAEYDDLLREAIPLPIYILIWQISSLEKLAYCNEVADDVIDVLEWYFINQDKQFEAFDEEDLDHEVIIDLYKESIEEQDAEAQFQLGEYYSASESSCFQPEKSLKWLELAASQGHADAQYELGNFYFEGIGVQENYRRAFSLYEAAAKQGHPDAANNLADMYFNGEGVSENILLAKKWFDFAAKQGVAEAMFTLGIIYEQGLGVDIDEEHAYFYYKKSAEAGYVEAQYRLGGICFEGRLGQPRDVNRGLYWYERAAEQYHVDAFYDLGFIWSQGLTGIRNIEKGIHWFKQAALQGDSEAKLQLGHLYNNGEGITRNVKEAIKWYGLAAEAGIEEAAVLLNELKGM; via the coding sequence ATGTATGGACAATTTTTAGCTGAACGAAATAAAAAGCGAATTGAATCCTTACTAATGCTCACGCAGACTCAAGGTACATGGTTTGCACAAAACATCAAATTGCTAACATTTGAAGAAGTGTCATTAACAGCCTTGCATAAAATGCTGTATCAAGTTGTGCTTGGACTTTTAAAAAAAAATCAACAACGCCATTTACAAATTGTTCATCCAGAGCAGACACAATCAATACAGGAAAATGTCTTAACGCTTTTAGCTGAGTATGATGATTTACTGCGTGAAGCGATTCCACTCCCTATTTATATTTTAATTTGGCAAATTTCTTCACTTGAGAAGTTAGCCTATTGTAACGAGGTTGCTGACGATGTAATCGATGTATTGGAATGGTATTTTATCAATCAAGATAAGCAGTTTGAAGCATTTGATGAAGAAGATTTAGATCATGAGGTCATTATTGATTTATATAAAGAGTCAATAGAAGAACAAGATGCAGAAGCACAGTTTCAGCTTGGAGAATATTATAGTGCAAGTGAAAGCTCCTGTTTTCAGCCTGAAAAATCTTTAAAATGGTTAGAATTAGCAGCATCGCAGGGGCATGCCGATGCACAATATGAACTTGGGAATTTTTATTTCGAAGGTATAGGTGTACAGGAAAATTATCGCAGAGCTTTTTCATTGTATGAGGCGGCGGCAAAGCAAGGGCATCCAGATGCAGCGAATAACTTGGCGGATATGTATTTTAACGGTGAAGGAGTATCAGAAAATATCCTTCTTGCGAAGAAATGGTTTGACTTCGCTGCCAAGCAGGGTGTTGCTGAAGCAATGTTTACTCTTGGAATAATTTACGAGCAAGGGTTAGGTGTCGACATTGATGAGGAGCACGCATACTTCTATTATAAAAAATCTGCCGAAGCAGGCTATGTTGAAGCACAATATAGGCTTGGCGGAATCTGTTTTGAGGGGCGATTAGGTCAGCCCCGAGATGTGAATCGTGGTTTATATTGGTATGAAAGAGCTGCAGAGCAATACCATGTAGACGCATTTTATGATTTGGGGTTTATTTGGAGTCAAGGTTTAACGGGTATACGTAATATTGAGAAAGGAATTCATTGGTTTAAACAGGCTGCTCTTCAAGGAGACTCAGAGGCAAAATTACAGCTTGGGCATCTTTATAATAATGGAGAGGGCATAACTAGAAATGTAAAAGAAGCTATTAAATGGTACGGACTGGCTGCGGAGGCAGGAATAGAAGAAGCAGCCGTTTTGCTGAATGAATTAAAAGGAATGTAA
- a CDS encoding FecCD family ABC transporter permease, whose product MNKKFILLSLSLFLILIISMTLAVMVGSVSITPLYVWQVILSKIPIVQNFIEQDWSRSQEIIIWQIRVPRVLLAAIVGAGLAIAGAAIQALVRNSIAEPYILGISSGATVGATAVIILGAFSFLGIFALSVSAFLGSLLAILLVFFLARVGGKISVFRLLLAGMAVSFILSAISNFILMMAKQEGGIKAVMYWMLGSLAGAKWSNIIIPTAIFIVVFALLWLHYRHLNLLLLGEEAAVTLGVNIQQFRLQLILLVSLLTGVLVAVSGSIGFVGLIIPHIVRIIVGSNYKYVIPISALLGGIFLVWADAIARILIAPEEMPIGIITAFCGGPFFIWLLRRNNYSFGEGD is encoded by the coding sequence ATGAATAAAAAATTTATACTATTATCACTGTCTCTGTTTCTAATTCTAATCATTTCTATGACTTTGGCTGTTATGGTTGGATCTGTTTCCATCACACCACTTTATGTGTGGCAGGTTATCCTGTCCAAAATTCCAATCGTCCAAAATTTTATAGAGCAGGATTGGAGTCGCTCGCAAGAAATTATCATTTGGCAAATACGGGTGCCACGCGTCTTGTTGGCTGCCATCGTAGGAGCAGGCTTAGCAATTGCAGGAGCAGCTATACAGGCCCTTGTGCGTAATTCTATAGCTGAACCATACATATTAGGAATATCTTCAGGGGCAACAGTCGGTGCTACAGCTGTTATTATTTTAGGTGCATTTTCATTCCTAGGAATTTTTGCTCTTTCAGTATCTGCATTTTTAGGATCACTACTTGCCATATTGTTAGTGTTTTTCCTTGCTCGTGTTGGAGGAAAAATATCTGTCTTTAGACTTTTACTTGCTGGAATGGCAGTATCGTTTATTTTATCTGCTATTTCGAATTTTATTTTAATGATGGCAAAGCAAGAGGGTGGAATTAAGGCAGTTATGTATTGGATGCTTGGAAGTCTGGCTGGTGCAAAATGGAGTAATATAATTATTCCTACAGCCATTTTCATCGTCGTGTTTGCCTTACTGTGGCTCCATTATCGTCATTTAAATTTATTATTGCTTGGGGAAGAGGCAGCAGTTACATTAGGCGTCAATATCCAACAGTTTCGTTTACAGCTTATCCTACTAGTATCTTTATTAACGGGTGTGCTTGTTGCAGTAAGCGGCTCTATTGGATTTGTTGGCTTAATTATTCCACATATTGTTCGCATAATTGTAGGTTCTAACTATAAATATGTAATACCAATTAGTGCTTTATTAGGAGGTATTTTTTTAGTTTGGGCAGATGCGATTGCTCGAATTTTGATAGCTCCTGAAGAAATGCCGATTGGAATTATTACTGCTTTTTGTGGAGGACCATTTTTCATTTGGCTACTGCGCCGTAATAATTATTCTTTCGGTGAAGGAGATTAA